In Pelorhabdus rhamnosifermentans, one genomic interval encodes:
- a CDS encoding 2-oxoacid:acceptor oxidoreductase family protein: protein ALAGNDLATFPDFPAEIRAPQGTLFGVSAFQINFGSAQIDTAGDQPDVLVAMNPAALKTNVEALKPGGLIIADEGEFG from the coding sequence GCACTGGCCGGCAACGACCTCGCCACCTTCCCGGATTTCCCCGCCGAGATCCGCGCGCCGCAGGGCACGCTGTTCGGGGTCTCCGCCTTCCAGATCAATTTCGGTTCGGCCCAGATCGACACCGCGGGCGACCAGCCCGACGTGCTCGTCGCAATGAACCCGGCCGCGCTCAAGACCAATGTCGAAGCGCTGAAGCCCGGCGGCCTGATCATCGCCGATGAGGGCGAGTTCGG